Proteins from a genomic interval of Arachis hypogaea cultivar Tifrunner chromosome 10, arahy.Tifrunner.gnm2.J5K5, whole genome shotgun sequence:
- the LOC112717355 gene encoding uncharacterized protein, producing the protein MVYIYPIPLFGGFMQYQTKYVSDEASMQEMFSMYFESRGQISVIELGRNDSDSEEEFESNYEAVAPEGEEDQGDGVVAPNVGDVANALANEDPFEEPSFMRVLDLEAMHAPEFPEYMSAEIPMVEIPREAVMMAVKDYTIRRGVDYRVYESEPLTFYAKCTQYGSGCDWLIRDHSKLDSNTIAEAIKPLVEADPSIKVKSVIAEVQSKFNYTISYRKAWLAKQKAVKKIFGGWEASYEALPIWFQAMCNKEPSAIVHFETMSAYQGDEEVTDIRVDGTHLYGKYKGCLLVAVSQDGNNNIVPIAFAIVEGETSDAWHFFLSNLRQHVVTRDGVGLISDRHESINAAVARSNGAWSPPRAFHMFCIRHIESNFLRKFTAPYLQKLVVNIGYSRTVREYEQRYQRLRERGEAYTNWLNRIPREQYALAYDGGYRWGHMTTNLVECINSVLKGARNLPITALVKATFYRLNELFTRKRAEAESRITAGHVFSEVVTSKLNANQLACSNIQVNCFDRMNEVFEVREMPGGTEYAVDLRQQRCDCGEFQVDRIPCRHVFACCANQRLDWRVYVHEVYKMDQVRRVYRARFQPLGNPTTWPVYSGPRFVPNPNLRRVMKGRPRMTRFLNEMDTRMLRAPRRCRQCGAEGHSRSRCRRSAGVGPSNPGQ; encoded by the exons ATGGTATACATATATCCCATACCGCTATTTGGTGGTTTCATGCAGTATCAAACCAAGTATGTAAGCGACGAAGCGAGTATGcaggagatgttttcaatgtattttGAAAGTCGCGGTCAGATATCGGTGATAGAATT GGGAAGAAACGATAGTGACAGTGAGGAAGAGTTTGAAAGCAATTACGAAGCTGTTGCTCCAGAAGGAGAAGAAGATCAAGGTGACGGGGTGGTGGCTCCAAATGTGGGAGACGTTGCAAATGCACTTGCAAACGAAGATCCCTTTGAGGAGCCGTCCTTCATGCGGGTTCTGgacttggaagccatgcatgCGCCGGAGTTTCCGGAATATATGAGTGCCG AAATTCCTATGGTAGAAATTCCTAGGGAAGCTGTTATGATGGCGGtgaaagattataccatccgAAGAGGCGTAGACTACCGTGTGTATGAGTCGGAGCCGTTGACCTTCTATGCGAAGTGTACACAGTATGGAtcagggtgtgattggcttatcagg gatcattcgaagctggattcGAACACAATTGCGGAAGCAATAAAGCCGTTGGTTGAGGCTGACCCGTCGATAAAGGTGAAATCAGTTATTGCGGAAGTGCAGTCGAAGTTCAATTACACCATCAGCTATCGGAAAGCATGGTTGGCGAAgcaaaaagcagtgaaaaaaatatttggcGGTTGGGAAGCATCATATGAAGCTTTGCCTATATGGTTTCAGGCCATGTGTAACAAGGAGCCATCAGCAATCGTCCATTTCGAGACTATGTCTGCATATCAAGGTGATGAGGAAGTAACTGATATCCGG GTTGATGGGACTCACTTGTACGGAAAGTATAAGGGTTGTTTGTTGGTCGCAGTTTCACAGGATGGTAACAATAATATCGTCCCTATTGCGTTTGCAATTGTGGAGGGGGAGACTTCTGATGCATGGCACTTTTTCCTTAGTAACCTGCGACAACATGTTGTGACTCGGGATGGTGTGGGACTGATTTCTGACAGGCACGAATCCATCAATGCAGCTGTTGCCCGGAGCAACGGAGCTTGGTCGCCCCCGAGAGCATTCCACatgttttgcatcaggcatatagagtcgAACTTCTTGAGAAAGTTCACGGCACCGTACCTGCAAAAACTTGTGGTCAATATAG GTTATTCGAGGACGGTGCGCGAGTACGAACAGCGCTACCAGCGTTTACGTGAACGGGGCGAGGCATATACGAACTGGCTTAACCGAATCCCACGCGAACAGTACGCGTTGGCGTATGACGGTGGCTACCGCTGGGGTCACATGACGACAAACCTAGTGGAATGCATCAACTCAGTGTTGAAGGGGGCACGCAATCTTCCTATAACTGCACTTGTCAAAGCCACATTCTACAGGCTTAACGAGTTGTTCACTAGAAAAAGAGCCGAGGCGGAGTCGCGGATAACAGCTGGACATGTTTTTTCTGAGGTTGTCACGTCGAAATTGAATGCAAATCAACTTGCATGTTCAAACATCCAGGTTAATTGCTTCGACAGGATGAATGAGGTCTTCGAGGTTCGTGAGATGCCAGGTGGAACTGAGTATGCCGTCGACCTCCGTCAACAACGATGTGACTGTGGTGAGTTCCAGGTGGATCGGATTCCCTGTCGACATGTTTTTGCATGTTGTGCGAATCAGCGACTGGATTGGCGAGTGTATGTCCACGAAGTTTACAAGATGGACCAAGTTCGAAGGGTTTACCGAGCTAGGTTTCAGCCACTGGGGAATCCCACAACGTGGCCTGTGTACAGCGGCCCTCGATTTGTCCCGAATCCGAACCTGAGACGGGTGATGAAAGGTCGCCCGAGGATGACACGTTTCTTGAACGAAATGGACACACGAATGTTACGTGCTCCTAGGCGTTGTCGGCAATGTGGAGCCGAGGGACACAGCCGAAGTAGATGCCGTCGGTCAGCTGGTGTAGGTCCCAGCAACCCAGGACAGTAG